CCTCGGAAACCGATCAAACCGTCACGGCCATTACCGAGATGAGCTCCACTGCCGACAACGTGGCACAAAACGCTGCCGAAACCGCCTCGTTCACCCAGCGGGCCAATGAGCATGCCGACCGCTCCCGCGTGGTCGTTGGCGAAGCGTCCAGCAGCGTCAGCGCCCTGATCGGCGAAGTCGCCAGCGCCACCCACACCGTAGAAAACATGCGCCAGGATGCGGCGCGTATCACCGAAACCCTGGGTGTGATCGGTGCGATTGCCGGCCAGACCAACCTGTTGGCGCTCAACGCAGCCATCGAAGCCGCGCGGGCCGGCGAGCAAGGCCGTGGCTTTGCGGTGGTGGCCGACGAAGTCCGCGCACTGGCCGCACGCACTCAAGCCAGCACGTCGCAGATCAATGAGATGCTGGCACGCTTGACCAGCGGCGTGAGCTCGTCGGTGGCGGCCATGGAAAACACCCAGGCCAGCTGCCAATCGGCGGCGGATGCCACGGCGCGGGTGAACACCGGTCTCGATGAGATGGCCGGCTCCGTCAGCCATATCAACAACCTCAGCACCCAGATCGCTACCGCCGCCGAACAGCAGAGCGCGGTGACCGAGGAGATCAATCGCAGCATGGTGCAGATCCGACAAATGGTTGAAGAGCTGGTGCACAGCGGCCATGCCACCGAAACCAATACCCAGAGCCTGCTGGATGCAAATGGTCGGGTCATCGCCTTGATGAGTCGATTCAAAGTCCGCTGATCAAAACGGCGAGTGCTCCCGTGCAAAGCACGGGAGTCGGACTATTCTGACAGTTCCTAGCCACACAGGAGGTGTGCCATGCGCGCTGCCGAGCAGTCGGTCCGCTTGGAGCGGATCAGTCAGGAACGTTTCATCCAGGCCCCTATTGATGCCGTTTACGACTACGTGACCCAGCCGGATCGCTGGCATGAATGGCACCCCACATCCCTCAGTGCCGAGACTGGCACCCGCGGCTCCCTCCCTGCCGGTGCGCGGTTTACCGAAATGATCGACCTGCTGGGGGTACGCGTGCCCATGAGCTACCGCGTGCAGATCGCAAGCCGTCCCAGCGAGTTCAAGACTGTGTTCACGTCCCTGGCCGTCGACGGTTCCATCCACTATTTTTTGCAGCCCTTTCGCGACGGCACCCTGTTCAAGCGTGTGCTCACCTATGAAACCGAACTGCAACTGGTCAGCCTGCACGAGCGCATGATCGAGCTGTCGGCCATTGCCCTGGACCAGCTCAAGCACCGGATGGAAAACTCGAATTTTGTATAACTTTGAAACATTACCACGGCGTGCGCGTGATAAAAGCGCGGAGAATGCCCGGCTTACTGCCTGGTATTGGACGAAAAAACTGATGAAAAACCCATTGCGATTGGCCCTGCTGTGCGCGCTGTTCACCACCACCCTGGCCCAGGCCGCCGACCTTATTCCCATCGACGTGCACCGTGACGCCAATTGCGGCTGCTGCAAAAAGTGGATCAGCCACCTGCAAAGCAACGGCTTCAAGGTCAACGACCATGTCGAAGCCGACATGAGCGCGGTCAAGCAACGCCTGGGCGTCGCCCCGCGCCTAGGCTCGTGCCACACCGCCGTGATCGACGGCAAGTTCGTCGAAGGCCATGTACCCGCCGAACAGGTGCTGGCCTTGCGCAAGCGCGACGACCTGTTGGGCATCGCCGCACCGGGCATGCCAATGGGCTCGCCGGGCATGGAAATGGATGGGCGCAGCGAGGCCTATCAAATCATAGGCCTGACCCGCGAGGGCAACGATGTGGTGGTGGCCCAATACCCGGCGCACTGATCGGTGCTGATGGGTTACCTGGGCCTGTTCGTCGCCGCGTTTGGTGCGGCGACCCTGCTGCCGTTGCAATCGGAAGCGGTGCTGGTGGGCCTGCTGGTCAGCGGTCACTACAACCTGGGGTGGCTGCTGGGCATCGCCACCCTGGGCAATGTGCTTG
The genomic region above belongs to Pseudomonas sp. S35 and contains:
- a CDS encoding SRPBCC family protein, with product MRAAEQSVRLERISQERFIQAPIDAVYDYVTQPDRWHEWHPTSLSAETGTRGSLPAGARFTEMIDLLGVRVPMSYRVQIASRPSEFKTVFTSLAVDGSIHYFLQPFRDGTLFKRVLTYETELQLVSLHERMIELSAIALDQLKHRMENSNFV
- a CDS encoding DUF411 domain-containing protein; translated protein: MKNPLRLALLCALFTTTLAQAADLIPIDVHRDANCGCCKKWISHLQSNGFKVNDHVEADMSAVKQRLGVAPRLGSCHTAVIDGKFVEGHVPAEQVLALRKRDDLLGIAAPGMPMGSPGMEMDGRSEAYQIIGLTREGNDVVVAQYPAH